In the Lates calcarifer isolate ASB-BC8 linkage group LG16_LG22, TLL_Latcal_v3, whole genome shotgun sequence genome, GAAAAGAGTCCTGCATAGATTACAGTATGAATAAGGAATCAAATAAGGGAAATGAGGTGTTTGacattgtgtgtggtgtgtgtgttggtgtataTGCATAATTGAATAGAAGGAAGTTTGGAGTTACAAGCTCCAAGGTCACAGGGGGACATAAGCTGACTTCCCGTAAGCCTCTTTTCCCACTAACCCTGAAGCacacctttctctcctcctcctaaaacacacgcatgcacatggagataaatgataaattatatAAACTTTATCTAAAGTACAAGTGCAAGTGATTAGTGTTTCAGTCACCTGCTATTTGGAGTGTTACCTGGGGTTGGACCGAGTGAGCATGTCTGTCTCAAAGGAACGAACAGCGACATAATCCCTGAATACCAAACTTCCAGCTGAATGGACAAACTTACATCCCACTGGGTGTGTGCACGTAGTGCACTAGGAAAGCATACACATGGCCTCATGTCACTCTATACTACAGCTGTGGAATGTAGGGCCTGAATAGAGCAAGCTAACAAGGTGGTACAAGTGTATACATCAAGTTACTTCACGTTTGGCACACAAACTCACTGCACACTAACTTGCTCTCTTTGCATGAGAGTGAGGAGAGGCTGCAATGTCAGAACTCCGCTCCTCGTGGACTCCTTACCGGCTATAGGTCTGCTGTGTTTATCTTTAGCACATGTTTGCATATCTAGAAAGCAGTGACCTTTATGCTAAATGTAAACACCACCATCTTCACCCACTCTtttccaaaaacacagaggacttTTTGGTTTCTTTCAATGACTGGAAATTCCATTCATAAGTGCTGTGCTGTGTACACTCTGGAAGCCCTACAAAtgcaaaacactttttaaaatccacAACCAATTACTGGGATTTAGAGATACATTAAGGGGGAACGACAGACTATTCTAAACTACAATTACACAGCAATCTCCTAAATGACAAGCTTATCGCACAGGAGGAAAAGCCTTTGTTTGGTATACAGGGAGACCATCAAAAAGGAAAGGCATTTACTGCACGCAGAAAGAACAGAATGCATTTGAAGcatatcaaatatttttctaattCCTGTTATATCaatttttctaaaaaaaatgtatctagTGGTTTATGTGGAGCCGACTTAAATTTGCTGAGTCACAATGCCCCAAATCTAATGTATCTTGCTTGGCAAGACCCTGAGCTCCACTAGCAGTGTAGCAGACGCTCAGTAAAACACTGGACTTGTCCTGGTTCAGGCCTGCAACAGAGGTGGGCTACAGGTGGAAGAGACATGGATGAAGCATGGGCATATGAACAGCTTTTCAGCCTGACATGGACAGCTGACTATACTAAGCTCATTGtcacttcctctgtctttctggtCCTCTGCCCGTTACACAATGGTTCTTAATGCATGACTACAGCTAGCTGACCTCTTGGGTCATTAGGCCATGCAACCTTGGATGTGCTGTCAGTAGAAACAATAAAACTCACTcatacaaaacaaagagaacCACATGATAATAACTGGCCCACCAAAGTTGCATGACTCACATGACCAAAAGACCTTTGCAAACAGTTGGTTATGTTGTGTGAAGTAGTAAGCCTGCtgctcagtaaaaaaaatatccacAAGATGCAGAATTGTTGACTGTAAGGCCCAGTTGGTCTCAAAACTGCAGAGCAGCTTCTGTTATAATAACAGTGGTACAGGATGTGAGTTATCAGAGACAACATTCAACCAGCTCCTGTTTTTTGTAAACAGGGAGCACAGCTTGGATGTCCCTTCAACTTTGTATCTGTTGTTGCAGTTGGTTAGCctcttagacttagacttagacagactttattgatccctttgggatgactccctcggggaaattacgtttccagcagcaaatacaggcaGACTACTCCTTTCCATTTCCTTACACGTACCATTAGTTACATAACACTATATCAGTTGAGGAATTGATTTGATGACGTTTGGTAGTTTTACGCAAACTGGCCAAATGGGCTCCCTGTGTTTGACCCTGCTAAAGGTTGTCATAACTAGCCAGTTAGCTAACGTTAGTCGTGCTTAACTTTAtaatagcatgctaacaagttAGCCAGTAGGGAGCCGCTAACTGAGCCGACTGACCTTGTCCCCACAGCCGTCAGCTCTGCAGCGTGTTTAGCTAATAAGCTATGCTACCAAACACGTTGGCTACACGAATAATAATGCCAACATAGCACAACAGAGAGTGGTGCAAGAGCACTGTACGTTCATAAAAAGTTGTGGGTCAGCTGGTTAGCCACTGGGCTATGCTACCTTGACGCAGTCGATGGGGAACATGAGGCAATGCTCCATGATCCCGGCCACGGCTCCAGCCAACATGTGGGTGCTAGTGGAAGCTCCCTGTGGCAAACCCTCATAGTCTGGTTCAGAGTCCTCTGTTTCTGCATCTTGAGCACTACGGATAAAATCAACAGTCTCTAGTTCTGTCTCGCCTCCGATTCGGGGTGTCAGGCTTCCCACGATACTTTCCGAAACTCCCCAGAATCTGCCCCCCAGCCATCGAACTTCTGCCCCGGCAGAGGCACCAGCAACCCCGGGATCAGTGCCTGTAGTCTCCGCTGTCATCCGACGCCTCCTCACAAATCCATCTGCTTCCATGAGAAACCAGGTTATATGTTAAGTCTTTAGGCGCGCAGACACGGCGTCTTGTGGGTGATTTCAGATCTAAACTTTTACATTCCCCGTTGTGGTTTCAGTGTCGCGGGTCCTTGCCTCCTACGTCGTTCCCTCCACACCTCAATCCCTCCCAGGCAGAGCCACGCAAGGCAGGCCGAGGCGGACACATACACAACGAGCCACACTGCAGGCCGCGGGGAGGAAGTTCACTCTGATTGGTTACTAGAGCCAAGTCCTTCCCACGCTATTGGCTAATATACATGCCACTCACGATCATATTTTGGTGAAGACTTCAAACCTTGTCATGTGGAACTTGACATAGGATATAGCTACACTGTGAGTCCATCagtgaaagacatttttaatcGCTCAGATGTTTATGTGCGGttatagttttatttgtttatattttagatgttttatcgttgcatatttttaaaactaagaAAGCCTAAATTAAATCCGTGTATACCCCCACAAGAAACGTCTTTTCTTTCCAACTTAGTATTAGGTTATGTAAGTAACCACtgaaaactgtttgtgtttgtattatttgtcATAGTTTTGGgtcgcacacatacacacacaattgcCAAAAACGTTTACACGTGTGTtgtaataatttattttgaaacagaaATTAAACTCTCAGTTACTGAGCTTTTACAgctacagtattttatttagaGTTAATCTCGAAAAAAGATTTTCctgaagaaaatgcagtgtgaatgctgagggCTGAAAGAATTGCTGAAGCCCCATGCAGAagcacacaacaacaacaacaacaacaacaacaagaaaaaaaaaaaaaaaaaagaaaaaaaaaaaaaaaaaaaggattcaAAAGCTAAAGTGTAAAGGAGGTAGAAAAGATTAAAAGATAAATcaagaaaaatggaaagaaagaggttAAAGTGACAAAAATTGCATAAAGGTCATCCACCAATCAGTGATATTTGTGTAAAAGTAATTATGCctcagttgtgtgtgtctgtctgacagagaacagagaaggTGTTATTAACTTTATGtccatgtgcacatgcatgtgcgTGTGGATCTGAGgtacaaacattttaaaggtaaaatcagctgctgagggtttgaccCTGTTGTTGTTGGCATCACAGTCAAAACacatggtcaaaaacaaggaTTTCATGCAGCTATGTTAAACCTTTTCACCAGACAATGGCATTACTCATCAGCCCGCTGTATCAGTATGTATTTGAGacagagtgtatgtgtgttttctgtctgaatcaCAGTATATAGAAACAATTCAGGTGGTGATCCCACCAACTCAAGTGATCAGTAGTTTGATTACTATAACCAGAAAGTAACGCGTGAGAAAGTAGAGAGAAAGTAATagagaagagaaggaaggaatCACAGCTGTCACTAACAAAGTAACTACTTTAATGCTGCTACTTGCAGTACTTAAGGGAAATATTAGTACAGTAAGATGTTTATGTTCATGACAGGAAGGTGCAAGGGTGAGTTCAGACTACTGATGATCCAGATGAGACATCCATATATGCAACTTGTGACTATATGCAACATATCAGTCAAATTCACTTGATAATTACAGGTGTTACTCTACTGTGTACTATTTTTCCTTATATGCCAATTATTTGTATATGTGCTTTTTCAAAAATTTTGTTTGTCATAGACATTGGAGGTTCAGTACAAAATGCATGAATACTCATAGAATCTATTTAACAGCTTACCTTACTTTACCTTTGTGGTCaaggaatatttttttaaaagcagggctcgtccgggatttgaacccgggacctctcgcaccctaagcgagaatcatacccctagaccaacgagccagCACATGGAGTTGGACACATCTGTATCTCACTGCTGCTGAGACCTGTAATTAAACTCTTGGGAGTGGTAATGTGGCAACTTGGGGCTCCACATGATTTCATCTATTCCAACAGCACTCTCTGGTGgtcctttttttttacatgtttgttttactgtgcaTGGCAGGCTCCCCCACACGCTGGTACATCATCCTCAAAATTCAATTTGACAATGATAGACATTGACATAGGTtagttaaaacaacaacaattatgACTAGATTTTGAAAGATAAGAATAAGGGACAAGAAGCCATGTCTTTATCCTCATTCCTAGAGAATCATAGAAGACTTGGGAAGGTTGAGGTGTGTCATGACTGCGTCACTAAAAAGTGTTCCTGTTGACACCACTTATTATCTCATGCATTGTACAGGGGTTAAAAATTACATCTTGTCTGGGTTTAGAACAGAGTTTTTCTCACACCCTTCCACTGACCCAGCACTACATCCTCACAGCAGTGGATGAATGTGCTGACCAAAGATATTATGGCACTCCTCGGAGCAGGGCCTAATTTGACAGTCTCTAGACTGCCAGGCTGTTTACACATCCCTTTATACTAACAGCCTCAACATGGCATAGACATATGCAATATCTGGAGAAATCCACAGggcaaacatgcaaactccacacaaaaaaaGTTCCATTTGAACCGGGATTCGAACATGGAACCTTCTGGCTGTGCTCAAAAGATGCACATTCTGGGCAATGTAATCAATAACCCTTTATTAATTAGttcttaattaattaattaattagtacTTCCTTACTTTTcgtcattagttgcagctccGTTAAAAGATTCAAAGACTCTCAAAGCTGTTACACCTACACAAGTTGCATTTTTAGCAAATGAAATGTTCTAGGACTAGCATCCAGTGGCGCCAAAACTTACGTTCACACATTATTAAACCCAAGTGCTCAATCTCACTGGAGGTCTTCAATAGCCACATTACTGTAACGTTTCACTGTCAAACTAAGATtcatataatgaaaataataaggcaataaaatgctaatgctagcaaaCTAAGCTAGTTCAGCTGGCTAGCTAAGGTAACCAAACCTAGGACAGAGCTTAGATTTTAAGTTCACTTAACTCCAAAGATCTTGGTGTGGTGGCTTGGAGTTCTGCGCCTTTATTTATACTCTACTAACATTCTGGAGTGTCGTTGCTATGGGTGATCAGTAGCTGTTTTTTATGTacacaattttattttacatcttattttactttatttttcattttatttcattttttaaatacctaGTATTTTCCCAATACTTATCATACCTAGTATGATAAATGTTGTCtgttatcattttttaaattaaagctgaatACAAGCTTAATAGCCGCTGCTCAACTAACAAATCATGGATAAAAGCTAAAAGTGTCTTCAGTGTGTCACAATGAGGATGTTCAAATGTTCATCCCACACTGTAACACCTTTTATGGTCTGCTGTGGGACAATAGTTAAGGGTTTAATAATTCTGAATCCTGAGAGGCCTAACATCCTCTCTGTCTGGAGGCAAAGGATCACATTTTTTCCAGAAAATTAGATAATTGTGTTTTGGTGCGGTGCTGTTATAACATAATTGAATTTTCTCCTTTATTGCCTGGGAGAGCCTTCAAGGGCTGTAGTGTTGAATTTCTGCCGACAAAGGGGAATGAAGTGTTAATTTCTGCTTACAAGAACAAAATCTCCTGCTTCTGATCTAGTTATGGTTGATTGGTTGTTGTCTGCGGATGTTCCTTAAAGGAAAACCAAGCAGACAGCATATCAGGATCATTTCTCTTCCCTGAACCTAATGCTACTCTAATACACCAAGGGAGAGGCATGTTAGGTCTAGCGGGAAACTCTAGATCACTATAACACCTCATTTCATTCCCTCTACCAAGAGAGTGCACAATTTATATAGGCCTTAGGAGTTATTTTACACTGTCTAAGCAAAACATAGTCAAAAATCTACATTATATAGACAAGATGTGAAGATAACTTGCttatgttttgctgtgtttggttgtttttgtaCCAATTAACACCCTTCGTTCCTTAGATCCCTACAGACAATCTCCTCTGTCTATTCCCTGGACTGCTGCTCAGGCTCACAGCATGATCTATGGCCTCTTATCTTATTAATGCATGGTAAGTGAACCACTAGGCCAATATGACATCTTCAACAGCAGCACTAAGAAACTATTCTGTGTTAAGAGCTCATCTTAAAACTCTTAAGGTGGGTCCTTACTGTGAGAAGAGTTGTGTCCAACCCCAAATCAGCTCATAGAGGATGTCTTGAACTGCACTTTttgttattgtatttattattatattttaatattatatttttaaatatattttttctgtgtgaaaacaaatttacaaacaaGTCACATGTGCTCTGTGGAGCAaatgttgttttggtttatgttcatatttacacatttataaaTCTAGAAAGAATTTGGAAAAGACATTCCAGAATGTCTGGAAATTAATATTATCACTTAAGTATTAATTCATAAACTGGTCACCCATCTCTTCAGCTGTTGCCGTGCTGCACTATTGAAATATTTCACACCACAAGACAACTCTGTAACACAGtatgtaaatatatgtaaatagaAACAATTTGATTTGATTGGCCTTACTGACACATGAGTGATGCAAATTCAAAGTTGCTGTAGGAGCGGTTTGTAGAAATACATGTCAACAGGAGGCTGGATTTGATGGAACAACTGCGCCACCAAGTGGATCAATTGCCCCTACAAACACTGTAGGGGCAAGCTAACTGGAAATACAACCCAACCGTGATTCATGGATGTACTGATTAACAGTAAGATCTGATtatcagtttttcctcttttatttcatctgaTGTTATCCAAGACTCtaaatgagacagacagacagacagatagatagatagatagatagatagatagatagatagatagatagatagatagatagatagatagatagatagatgcgTTCACTGCATTTGTCGTTATACATTTGGATATATCTCATATTTTCACATCACTTTTCCGCATCCTTGTGGATCGCGGTATTACTTGAAGTTGGCGTAACTCTAAGTGGGCGTACCTCAGAAAGTATTGGAGACTGCAGGCGGATCCCTTTGAACCCGGATCTACTTTAACTGGCTCTAGGGGGAATGTGGGAGGGAGCGATGTTGCTTAGTGTACTCCTGCCATGGCTGCAGCGGTGTGGACTGACCGAGGGCGGAGGGCCGTGACTGTTGCCGGGACAGTGACGAGAGCCAGATCCAGTCACACGGCTTTAAAATCCCAGTATGACGCGCTGGTTATCGGAGGAGGTGAGATCTGCTTACAGTTGGGGAGAAAAGTGCAGAAAACACAGGTGCTGCATCATAAACCACGTCACACTTTGCAATAGTTTGATACAACGTTTCAGCTAAGTTTGCAAAAGTTAGTAAGAGTTTGTCTCTCACTTCTTAAAACTTAATCCTTCTGAGAGAAGTGagttgtctttgtttctcaccTTGTAGTTACTTCAGTGTTTTGTAATATCATAGTTTGACCAGAATTGTTCAACTTTGGACTCATTAAACTTAACTATAAAAATCCCTAGAGAGCAGCCAACAACAATATTACCAAAACTTAAATTTGATCAACAAGCTGAACTATAGAATTTTAAGTAATTTCTATGAGGAATTTAGGGAATTTTTAGGAAAACTAtgtgacatattttatattttattgcaGGACACAATGGACTGGTGGCGGTGAGTTCATGCAGTTGTGTTCCTACACCTACAGTatgctgtgatacagcctgTTGTTCAGCAACAGGATAAGAAtgatgtgtgtttggtgtgtgtgtgcgtgtgtgcaggCTGCCTATCTTCAGAAGGGTGGATTAATGACAGCAGTGTTGGAGCGCAGACATGTGCTGGGAGGAGCAGCTGTTTCAGAGGAGATATTTCCTGGTAGGATGACATCTGGCTggaaaaaacaatgtttttttgtaatttggggTAACTGACCCGTTAATAGTAGACAAGTTTGATTTTGTATATACGTGGCATGTAAATGTGTGGTGTGCATAATACACTacttttttgtaatttaaaatacTCACGTTTATAGTTTCATACGCTTCATGAATACAAGTTTTATTCTTGTAAGTGTAATAACACTCCTATATGCAGGTTTCCGCTTCTCCAGATGCTCCTATTTGCTCAGTTTGTTACGACCCCACATATACAAAGACCTAGAGCTCAAGGTAAATACAGACATTTCTTGTCTGCAACTGCAAGGTTGTACAAATTTATTTAGCTGATTTTAGCAAGGCTGTGTGtgatttaattgtttttatctttgtgcATTTGTATTCAGAAACATGGGCTGAAGGTGTATATGAGAGACCCCCATGCTTTCACTCCGATGTTGGAGGAGGGGGTGAAAGGTGTGCCACCAAGGTCTCTCACCCTGGGCTCAGATCTGGCCATGAACCAGATGGAGATTGGCAAGTTCTCACAGAAGGATGCTAAGGTGATATAAGCGTAATGATAGGCACAGCAAATGGTTGACTGTATTGTGCAATTTACTCCCCAATGCATAAGTGTTTACACTTTCGTCACAGTATTATGAACTGCAAAAGTTCTTCActggtctttttttctccaccagTGTAAAGTGATATCATTTTCATAAACAGTCCCCACCTCTAcactcatcctcctcttcacctgctCTTTGACATGTACCCAGGCTTTTCCAGAGTTTGTTGAACATCTTGAGAAGCTAGCAGGAGCTATTCACCCTCTCTTGGATGCCCCTCCTGTTGACattccaggtgtcaccactggATCACTCAGGATGAGGCTGAGTGCAGCTAAAACTCTGACGCCTATTATCAAATGTGGTGCGCTGGGGGATGCATGCTTGGGAAATAAGCTTGTATATTTTTGATGTCAGAATAACAAATGATTTACCATATACTCTGCAGTAGTTGAGTTACAATGagttatgttatttttttatttaaaggtcTGAAACTAGGCAGAAACATTCCAGATTTTTATGAGATTATAACTGCACCAATAATGAAGGTTTGTCATGACTTACACAAAGTTTGTTGTTAATTGCCGTTTTCAATTCACTGCATCATAACTAACTCTTTTCTTGTTTCGCAGATTCTCAATCGGTGGTTTGAGTCTGAGCCACTTAGAGCAACACTGGCAACTGATGCTGTGATAGGAGCCATGACCAGTCCAAGTAACCCTGGTAGTGGGTGAGGCACATTTCAGGGCACcctgcagcacacagacactcatAACTACAGGTTTAACTGCACAGAATTAAActctgaagaagaaaaatgtatggTCTTGCCTTGAAGGTATGTGCTCTTACATCATGTGATGGGAGAgttggagaaggagaaaggagcATGGGGTTATGTGGAGGGAGGCATGGGAGGTGTGTCTCAGGCTATTGCTAGTGCTGCTCGATCCTATGGTGTAGACATTTTTACTGAGAAGGTACTGTGGTTTGATTAATTATATTGATTTTTGCCGTTTATATTGTGAATTAATAGAAATTATAGTCTAGCATCTGTATTTGGTCTGTgcataaacaacataaacaatgtTTCCTTGGCAGGATGTAAGACAGGTCCTGGTTGGTTTGGATGGTGCTACCAAGGGAGTGGTGCTAAAGGATGGCACGGAGATCCACAGTAAAGTTGTTTTATCAAATGCTACTCCATATGTCACCTTCAAGAACCTCACGCCGCAGGTAACAGGGGAATATAAAAACTACATGTAACAGTGGCACCAGGCAGTATGGTTTATTCTGGTTTCCTGATTTCATTGTAGGCTGTCCTTTCTCCAGAGTTCATCAAAACTGTAGAGCAGATAGACTACACATCACCTGTTACCAAGATCAATGGTAAATCTGTTCTGGTTCTGTCACGTTAATTGCACATCCTGATTTTATGTTTAAGTTTCATTAGCTGGTAattgttttttgactgttaaaaATATGGGAAGATATTATTTATAGTATCCAAAGGTGCTGGCTATGATAATGTTGTATATGTATAgtaagtgtgtatgtataatgtgataatattattACTCTTGCCTTGGAACATGATAATATTTAGTGTCACTGTAAGCCTGAAAAGAAGCTGAATTTAAAAGATGCACAAGCATGGTTTCTCTAGCCCAATGTTGAACATGTTAGGCATTCTTAAACTATTGGTCTGTTGTATATGTGTAAGTGTGTTGAACCACTACTTATACACtttgaaagctctgaaaaagTGGGAAGATGTAAGACTTGGCACTAAGACATAAACAGATGTAGTGTATCAGGAGGGATCAGCTCTTAGTCCTGTACTATTGAGAACTGTATATTATGACAATGTAAGATTAGGTCACTGCTTTAGTACTGAAAACACAAGTTTCAAAGCATGGGGTATTATAAAATGGTGTAAAGCACACAAAACTAACACAATGTTTATAGTTCTTGAGCTTCCTGTGTGGTGCCATTTGTAGCTCTGGCTTGTTAATTATAGTAGAGCCTGAGCTGTAGGGCTTTATTACTCAGGAAGTCTTTACTCCCCGCTGATCTTTTACAGTGCATTGTTTCTTAAACTTAATGATAGTCTACTCTGTTTAACAGTCTTAGCTTTAAGGTGAAGGAATTGATCAGTGTTAAGCACAACATATTGCATGATTTGTCCTAATTGTAGTTCAAGTATTAACTTAAACTTAAGCACACACTTTGATATACTGAAACGGAAATTTTACATAGTGATACATAATCTCAGAGCTTGTCATattctttgatgtttttacagtgGCAGTGGACAAGCTACCAAACTTCCTAGCATCTCCCACGCCAGATGGCAAACCTGGACCCCACCATCAGTGCTCTATACATCTCAACTGTGAAAGTGTAGAAGTACTGGAGACCGCATACAAAGAGGCCATGAATGGACGTCCCTCAGTAAGGTATAAACTGTATATCCTCACACTCGTACACAAGcaagcacataaacacatgaaatTTACCCTTAATTCCTCATATAACATCCATGCATTCAAGAGATACACAtgtcaaattaattaattgattaattaattcatttcattcattcataatgtGGATGTTTAGAACTCTGCAACAGATGAAGTTAGGATGTTCAAATGTCCTTATCTTGTAGGTAACACTCAGCCAACTCACCTCCCTTCACTCACCACCATCTTTATTTATCATGCTCCTCTAACTCCTGTAGACCCATGCTGGAGATGACCATCCCCTCTGTGTTGGATCCTACTCTGGCTCCCCCTGGCTGCCATGTTGTGTCACTATTTACCCAATTCACCCCCTACCACATAGATGGCAGGGAGTGGACTGACCAGGACCGAGAGGCCTTCGCAGACACTGGTAAgccaaacaaaatcaaacacgTTTTTTAATATGACAGCAAAGTTACTTACTAACAGTCATATTTAAGGCCATAATCTGTCTTTTTAAAGTGTTGAATGGTgtcattttaagtattttttccaaaataaataaatgtttaaaggAAAGACgctttttaaatatatactgATTAACCTGTTTTCAATGATAAATCATgagtttgtttgtctctttagTAATTGACTGGGTGGAGCAATATGCCCCGGGGTTTAAAAAATCAGTGGTGGGAAGGGACATCCTGGCTCCCCCTGACCTGGAGAGGATCTTTGGGCTCACTGGAGGGGTACATGCACTGTACACACTGTTAAACTGAGCAGCAATTAGAACGTTGATACACAGCTTATTTGCTTAACACAATCCACTCTTCACTGGTTGAAGAAGTAATTTGTGTCCTCTGCAGCGTTCACTGTCATTCACTATCCACTTAGGTACAGACTGACTGTTATATCAGCAGTTAATGGTTACAAACTGTTTTACCACAACCCATGAGTCAGAATCAAAGTTCACATCAACTGTTTTGTGACTTAAACTCACTGGATGGTATTAATTAAGTAGGACTATGTGAGGCAGTCATTTAAAAAGTGGCAGGTTCTCTTTCTCATTATAAGATAATCAtaacaagaaacaaaaagaaaagcaaatattttggTTTCTTCTTCGACAGAATATCTTTCATGGATCAATGTCGCTGGACCAACTCTACCTAGCACGACCTTTGCCCTTTCTCTCAGACTACCGTTCACCAGTTAAAGGGCTGTATCTGTGTGGCAGTGGCTGCCATCCAGGTTCGTTTTTAATGTTCAACCCTCAGATGAGTATTAAATTGCAAATGTGGCTGTTTGATGTGTATAGTAGAGTGTAGTATAAGTACAGACATTAACATTATGTTGTCCTGTGTTAGAAGAGCACAGTTAATCAACCTTTGACCCTTTGGATGAAGTCTTATCCTTGCTGCTGATGATAAAGAAATGAAGTCACTTCGTAATGTCAGCTGGCTGAGTAGTCTTTTTCTAATTAATGAGAATGACTAATCCTTGTccattttgtatgttttatgtttctttaGGTGGTGGCGTGATGGGTTCTCCTGGATGGAACGCAGCACTCACTGTCATGGCTGACCTGAAACGTCGCTGAACATCTGACAACATCAGTGTGTGGACACCTCAGCAAGGCTATACCTCTCATTTGTATGATTCTTTTTAATCTGACTGGTTTGAGCAAAACATTTCTGTACTCACTCCAACCATCTTTTTGCTCAGTCGTCCCTCCACCATATCATGTTGTGAATCTTGTTTGTAAGTACTGTAAATctgaaaaaagataaaaagggGGATTAATGGTTGATTTAATAAAAAACTGACATGTGATCAAAGAGACATGGAGAAGAGCAATAAAATAGTGGATATCACTCCTGAAATTAAACATTGGTGCAGGACTACCGCACAAAATCCTGGTGTGACACCATTTATGAAATCATCTAACTGAACCAGCAGAAAATCATGGAAACAGCATCAGCACAACATTAATGCTGAAGCCAAACACAACTTTAGACTAACTGATACTTGTCTTAATGAAATGAAGTAAAACTGTTAATGTAATCATGAATCATGGAAATGTTGCACAATGGAACTTTTTACAATTCTGTATGAATAAATTCAAATGAATTCAAGCAGATCTGGTTCATTTACTTAAAACTATGCATAATCATTACTggtgtgttttatgttgtgtCCATTCCACTGGGATTGATTTATCATTTTAGGATATCAGGACAGAAATCTAATAGATCTTTAttgcagca is a window encoding:
- the pyroxd2 gene encoding pyridine nucleotide-disulfide oxidoreductase domain-containing protein 2; translation: MAAAVWTDRGRRAVTVAGTVTRARSSHTALKSQYDALVIGGGHNGLVAAAYLQKGGLMTAVLERRHVLGGAAVSEEIFPGFRFSRCSYLLSLLRPHIYKDLELKKHGLKVYMRDPHAFTPMLEEGVKGVPPRSLTLGSDLAMNQMEIGKFSQKDAKAFPEFVEHLEKLAGAIHPLLDAPPVDIPGVTTGSLRMRLSAAKTLTPIIKCGLKLGRNIPDFYEIITAPIMKILNRWFESEPLRATLATDAVIGAMTSPSNPGSGYVLLHHVMGELEKEKGAWGYVEGGMGGVSQAIASAARSYGVDIFTEKDVRQVLVGLDGATKGVVLKDGTEIHSKVVLSNATPYVTFKNLTPQAVLSPEFIKTVEQIDYTSPVTKINVAVDKLPNFLASPTPDGKPGPHHQCSIHLNCESVEVLETAYKEAMNGRPSVRPMLEMTIPSVLDPTLAPPGCHVVSLFTQFTPYHIDGREWTDQDREAFADTVIDWVEQYAPGFKKSVVGRDILAPPDLERIFGLTGGNIFHGSMSLDQLYLARPLPFLSDYRSPVKGLYLCGSGCHPGGGVMGSPGWNAALTVMADLKRR